A region of Oryzias latipes chromosome 18, ASM223467v1 DNA encodes the following proteins:
- the LOC101164541 gene encoding uncharacterized LOC101164541 precursor (The RefSeq protein has 6 substitutions compared to this genomic sequence), translating into MGTPAQFVVILTCLLSGNTAQSPPLGSSSSDHQKSVFLSAHIGETVTLQCFYDGVYLQYILWYKHILGRKPKPISLFSKYSAELIYYNNYKNNPRFTLTTSDQSISLIISNLKQSDSAIYFCVAGYQTHMNFSAVLTVNVKGSGLTIQASVDQSSSENIHAGDSVTLNCTVHTGSCDEEHRVYWFKDSEDSHPGLIYTHGGRNDQCERKNNTQTHSCFYKLSIKNLTESHAGIYYCAVVSCGHILFGNGTKLDLTDSAVPVNSVILNTLVGLLTVMSVLAVFLLFLLWKINKSNNCTSTEERSPAAPLRSTEAETKDTESLHYAAVNVKKSNRSRRQKNDLNTVCVYASVRQQN; encoded by the exons ATGGGGACACCTGCTCAGTTTGTGGTCATTCTGACATGTTTGCTTTCAGGGAACACTG CACAGAGCCCTCCACTGGGATCATCTTCATCTGATcaccaaaaaagtgtttttctatcAGCTCACATTGGAGAAACTGTGACTTTACAATGTTTCTATGACGGAGTTTATTTGCAATATATTCTATGGTACAAACATATCCTGGGACGCAAACCAAAGCCTATCTCTCTTTTCAGTAAATATAGTGCAGAGTTAATTTATTACAATAATTATAAGAACAATCCACgctttactttaacaacatCAGACCAAAGCATCAGTTTGATCATTTCAAATCTGAAACAATCAGACTCAGCAATTTACTTCTGTGTGGCTGGTTATCAAACACACATGAATTTCTCTGCAGTTCTTACAGTCAATGTAAAAGGTTCAGGTTTAACCATCCAGGCTTCAGTGGATCAGTCGTCCTCTGAGAACATCCATGCAGGAGACTCTGTGACTCTGAACTGTACAGTCCACACTGGgagctgtgatgaagaacacagagTTTACTGGTTCAAAGACTCTGAAGACTCTCATCCAGGACTCATTTACACTCATGGAGGCAGGAATGATCAGTGTGAGAGAAagaacaacacacaaacacacagctgtgtCTTCAAGCTGCACATAAAGAACCTGACAGAGTCTCATGCTGGGATCTACTACTGTGCTGTTGTCTCATGTGGACACATACTGTTTGGAAACGGGACCAAGCTGGACCTCACAG GCTCTGCAGTTCCTGTGAACTCTGTGATTCTGAACACTTTGGTTGGATTATTGACGGTCATGAGCGTCCtcgttgtttttctgctttttctgctgTGGAAAATCAACAAGAGCAACAACTGCACCTCCACAG AGGAAAGATCACCTGCTGCCCCCTTAAGAAGCACAGAG GCTGAGACAAAAGACACAGAAAGCCTCCATTATGCTGCTGTTAATGTTAAGAAGTCCAACAGATCAAGAAGACAGAAGAACGACTCCAACACCGTCTGTGTTTATGCGAGTGTGAGACAGCAGAACTGA
- the LOC101164787 gene encoding uncharacterized protein LOC101164787 has protein sequence MKTSAQFVLFLTVLLSVGKILLTSSSLLHQQTDFKSAHKGETVFLPCIYEVDDLIWVSWYKQALGQKPKLVSRFFRYRKQPNFFHDFNDNPRFLLHTENQNNHLTILDLQYSDSATYLCVANFGKDLNFSSAFTIDVKGSGLTIQTSVSPSSSENIHAGDSVILNCTVHTGSCDEEHRVYWFKDSEDSHPGLIYTHGGRNDQCERKNTQTHSCVYELHMKNLTESHAGIYYCAVVSCGHILFGNGTKLDLIDSAAPLNSVILNTLVGLLTVMSVLVVFLLFLLWKINKSNNCTSTEERSPAAPLRSTEAENKDTESLHYAAVNVKKSNRSRSQKNDINTDCVYASVRQQN, from the exons ATGAAGACATCTGCTCAGTTTGTCTTATTCCTGACGGTGTTGCTCTCAG TTGGAAAGATTCTTCTGACATCGTCCTCGTTGTTGCATCAACAGACTGATTTCAAATCAGCTCACAAAGgtgaaactgtgtttttaccATGTATCTATGAAGTGGATGATCTAATATGGGTCTCGTGGTACAAACAAGCTTTGGGACAGAAACCAAAGCTGGTCTCAAGATTTTTCAGATATAGAAAACAACCCAATTTCTTCCATGACTTTAATGACAATCCACGCTTCTTACTGCATACAGAAAACCAAAATAATCACCTGACAATTTTAGATCTACAATATTCAGATTCTGCTACTTACCTATGTGTAGCAAACTTTGGAAAAGATCTGAATTTCTCATCAGCTTTTACCATCGATGTAAAAGGTTCAGGTTTAACCATCCAGACTTCAGTGAGTCCGTCGTCCTCTGAGAACATCCATGCAGGAGACTCTGTGATTCTGAACTGTACAGTCCACACTGGgagctgtgatgaagaacacagagTTTACTGGTTCAAAGACTCTGAAGACTCTCATCCAGGACTCATTTACACTCATGGAGGCAGGAATGATCAGTGTGAGAGaaagaacacacaaacacacagttgtGTCTATGAGCTGCACATGAAGAACCTGACAGAGTCTCATGCTGGGATCTACTACTGTGCTGTTGTCTCATGTGGACACATACTGTTTGGAAACGGGACCAAGCTGGATCTCATAG ACTCTGCAGCTCCTCTGAACTCTGTGATTCTGAACACTTTGGTTGGATTATTGACGGTCATGAGCGTCCtcgttgtttttctgctttttctgctttGGAAAATCAACAAGAGCAACAACTGCACCTCCACAG AGGAAAGATCGCCTGCTGCCCCCTTAAGAAGCACAGAG GCTGAGAACAAAGACACAGAAAGCCTCCATTATGCTGCTGTTAATGTTAAGAAGTCCAACAGATCAAGAAGTCAGAAGAACGACATAAACACAGACTGTGTTTATGCCAGTGTGAGACAGCAGAACTGA